In the genome of Kitasatospora cathayae, one region contains:
- a CDS encoding AfsR/SARP family transcriptional regulator — MKPGFRLLGATGVRLGDQPVRPGPPQQQALLAMLLLRGGRTVTARELVAGVWGQDAPARALRSVRTYAWALRALLEPDRSPREPSTLLRSDGDGYALRVPDDALDVTVFERLLGVAREARAHGDLASAHRSLGEALALWGGEPFTGVPGPHAERERTRLVRLRLEAQEQYFDCALDLGMHGRVLPELSALAREHPLDEHLQGLLMRALDSCGRQAEALKVYGDTRRLLAAELGVPPGRELTRVRDGLATDGRAASSGPPATPRSPAAGGGPTGREGATVELERTLTDPRRHRVPVAVITGAGGTGKTTLATRVAHRVAAHFPDGRLSVDLRGSHPTRLPEGDVLARLLRSLGVPPEDVPVETEQRAALYRSMLGGRRILIILDDAADAAQVAPLLPGSPGCAAVVTARSRAFVLPGATQLALPARPGPATDRRRQLPPRLALALDSLAGSGAPTLPIELVGRLLGTDREEAEHIAESLVDAGLLDSPGYRMYRIACPDAPSPDGS; from the coding sequence ATGAAGCCCGGATTCCGGCTGCTGGGGGCCACGGGCGTACGGCTGGGAGACCAGCCGGTACGCCCGGGCCCGCCGCAGCAACAGGCACTGCTCGCCATGCTGCTGCTGCGCGGCGGACGGACCGTCACCGCGCGCGAACTGGTCGCCGGCGTCTGGGGGCAGGACGCCCCGGCCCGTGCGCTGCGCTCCGTACGCACCTACGCCTGGGCGCTGCGCGCACTGCTGGAGCCGGACCGTTCACCGCGGGAGCCGAGCACCCTCCTGCGCTCGGACGGGGACGGCTACGCACTCCGGGTGCCGGACGACGCGCTGGACGTCACGGTCTTCGAACGGCTGCTGGGCGTCGCCCGCGAAGCCCGCGCCCACGGCGACCTCGCCTCGGCCCACCGCTCCCTGGGCGAGGCCCTCGCCCTGTGGGGCGGGGAGCCGTTCACCGGCGTGCCCGGCCCCCACGCCGAGCGCGAGCGGACCAGGCTCGTCCGCCTGCGGTTGGAGGCCCAGGAGCAGTACTTCGATTGCGCCCTCGACCTGGGCATGCACGGCCGGGTCCTGCCGGAGCTGTCCGCGCTCGCCCGGGAGCACCCGCTCGACGAGCACCTCCAGGGCCTGCTGATGCGCGCCCTCGACAGCTGCGGGCGGCAGGCCGAGGCCCTGAAGGTGTACGGCGACACCCGCCGGCTGCTCGCCGCGGAACTCGGCGTCCCGCCCGGGCGCGAACTCACCCGCGTCCGCGACGGGTTGGCCACCGACGGGCGAGCGGCCAGTTCCGGCCCGCCCGCCACGCCCCGGTCACCGGCCGCGGGCGGAGGGCCCACCGGCCGGGAGGGGGCGACGGTCGAGCTGGAACGGACGCTCACCGACCCCCGACGCCACCGGGTGCCGGTCGCCGTGATCACCGGAGCCGGCGGAACCGGCAAGACGACGCTGGCGACGCGGGTGGCGCACCGGGTCGCCGCCCACTTCCCCGACGGACGGCTGTCCGTCGACCTGCGCGGGTCGCACCCCACACGGCTCCCCGAGGGCGACGTCCTAGCCCGACTCCTCCGCTCCCTCGGGGTCCCGCCCGAGGACGTCCCCGTCGAGACGGAGCAACGGGCCGCCCTGTACCGGTCCATGCTCGGCGGACGGCGCATCCTGATCATCCTGGACGACGCCGCGGACGCGGCGCAGGTCGCCCCCTTGCTGCCCGGCTCGCCCGGCTGCGCCGCCGTGGTCACGGCCCGCAGCCGGGCCTTCGTCCTGCCCGGCGCCACCCAGCTGGCACTCCCGGCACGGCCCGGGCCGGCGACCGATCGCCGCCGGCAGCTGCCGCCCCGCCTCGCCCTCGCCCTGGACTCGCTCGCCGGCAGCGGAGCGCCGACCCTCCCGATCGAGCTGGTCGGCAGGCTGCTGGGCACCGACCGGGAGGAGGCGGAGCACATCGCCGAGTCCCTGGTGGACGCCGGGCTACTGGACAGCCCCGGCTACCGCATGTACCGCATCGCTTGCCCCGATGCGCCGTCGCCGGACGGCAGTTGA
- a CDS encoding tyrosine-type recombinase/integrase has translation MTRVLDGELRGVYEDRRTTVADYLREWLAAKKLELAPNTYAGYEACVERDLIPAFGRYLLLDLRPKHIDA, from the coding sequence ATGACTCGAGTTCTGGACGGCGAGCTGCGCGGTGTCTACGAGGACCGCCGCACCACCGTTGCCGACTACCTGCGCGAATGGCTCGCCGCGAAGAAGTTGGAACTTGCACCGAACACCTACGCCGGCTACGAGGCGTGCGTCGAGCGGGACCTGATCCCCGCCTTCGGCCGCTACCTACTGCTGGACCTGCGTCCCAAGCACATCGACGCGTAG
- a CDS encoding SDR family NAD(P)-dependent oxidoreductase produces the protein MKSLHRKVAVVTGATSGIGARIAEVFAAEGAHVVLAGRREQEGHQRAAALGESATFVRCDVSVEADVEALVGHAVERYGRLDVMVNNAGGPGNMASVTDFDSAVFTRTLAVHVAGVMHGIKHAGRQMVAQRSGSIINVASLAGKIAGWSGLDYSTAKAAALHLTRCAAVDLGEHEVRVNSVSPGFVPTGIFAKGSGADASAADATATSVAEAFKPLLDSSQPLPGTVLTDDIAAAVLWLAGDASRLVTGQDLAVDGGMTAGRPAAASRAERTRMHDLLSP, from the coding sequence ATGAAGAGTCTGCACCGCAAGGTCGCCGTCGTCACCGGGGCGACAAGCGGCATCGGAGCCCGTATTGCGGAGGTGTTCGCCGCCGAGGGCGCCCACGTCGTCCTCGCCGGCCGCCGCGAGCAGGAAGGACACCAGCGGGCCGCGGCACTGGGCGAGTCAGCGACCTTCGTGCGCTGCGACGTGTCGGTCGAGGCGGATGTCGAGGCACTGGTCGGCCACGCAGTCGAGCGCTACGGGCGGCTCGACGTCATGGTCAACAACGCGGGCGGGCCAGGGAACATGGCGTCGGTGACCGACTTCGACTCGGCCGTTTTCACACGGACACTGGCGGTCCATGTCGCGGGCGTCATGCACGGCATCAAGCACGCCGGACGGCAGATGGTGGCCCAGCGCTCGGGAAGCATCATCAACGTGGCGAGCCTGGCAGGAAAGATCGCCGGCTGGTCCGGCCTGGACTATTCGACCGCCAAAGCCGCGGCACTCCACCTCACCCGGTGCGCGGCAGTGGACCTGGGTGAGCACGAGGTCCGCGTGAACAGCGTGTCCCCCGGTTTCGTGCCGACGGGCATCTTCGCCAAGGGTTCCGGAGCCGACGCATCGGCTGCTGACGCCACGGCCACGTCAGTGGCCGAAGCGTTCAAGCCACTGCTGGACTCCAGCCAACCGCTCCCCGGCACCGTCCTCACCGACGACATCGCCGCGGCAGTACTGTGGCTCGCCGGAGACGCCAGCCGCCTGGTGACCGGGCAGGATCTCGCAGTCGACGGTGGTATGACGGCCGGACGCCCCGCCGCGGCTTCCCGGGCCGAACGGACCCGCATGCACGACCTTCTCTCCCCCTGA
- a CDS encoding WD40/YVTN/BNR-like repeat-containing protein — protein MSSARRRATRVALSAALPALLLFNAIPGHAAPADPTPGAVITDGSALPPFGPEAFGDEDGGEGGSESADILAADAAYSAVRTAPGTTVSSEALAAGRQSANGMPTSAGRWSEFSSAPYNTADHSYELGPHMAGHGVASGRITSLAVDGQYLYAGAAGGGVWRSTDQGAHWSPVFDQQDTLSIGAVAVNPADHSLWVGTGEANSNADGIAGGGIYRSTDHGQTFQLVGNRVANSMVFRISFAENNQVYVATNQGLLKHPSKQIRSPWQTVLKPDPNPTGSPYRTSFVTDVRVRPGSHGQTVVAALGWRGGTKADDLQYNGFYVSNDAGATWTKATPGGDLDASRFGRTTFDWTPDGSKLYAVVEDPTNVSLGGVFSADSGDINGSWTKLADAAKLKASGGRAGTPGAQAWYDQYVTVDPADPNHVYLGLEDIYETSDGGKSWDTIGPYWNYDLPCYDDDPAKNTCPNTTHPDQHAAVVAPDGTAYFGNDGGVWSRPAALRKVVQWTDRNATLRTLQYFYGGLGASPDGKGDIAWGGLQDNGYSVLTPGSDHMAEPKGGDGFDVVVDPKNGNRVVAEYTNLAMAKSDDGGHSWYYVTPNCKQNKTSPCETDGRFNAPFSADPGNADHWVAGGRYVWDNQGKGWDTTCWQQVCDWKPVRDLGAGNASTAVAVSGSTTYVGWCGTGNGCNPGAATPFTSGIDTNYGGTWHRISAPELPNRFVTGLTVDPADAGHVYAVYGSYSRHWIDGAGVGHVFESRDGGAHWTDISGNLPDAPFSVVKLWKGQVVVGGDVGVFVADGSGCWRRLGTGLPNASVSDLTVSPDGSYLMAATHGRGLWKITG, from the coding sequence ATGAGTTCAGCCAGGCGCCGCGCAACCCGCGTAGCCCTGAGCGCGGCCCTGCCCGCTCTGCTGCTGTTCAACGCGATACCCGGCCACGCCGCCCCGGCCGACCCCACCCCCGGCGCCGTCATCACCGACGGCTCCGCCCTGCCGCCGTTCGGCCCCGAGGCGTTCGGCGACGAGGACGGCGGCGAAGGGGGCAGTGAGAGCGCCGACATCCTGGCCGCCGACGCCGCGTACAGCGCCGTCCGCACCGCCCCCGGTACGACGGTCAGTTCGGAGGCCCTCGCCGCCGGCCGCCAGAGCGCCAACGGCATGCCCACCAGCGCCGGCCGCTGGAGCGAGTTCTCCAGCGCGCCGTACAACACCGCGGACCACTCGTACGAGCTAGGCCCGCACATGGCCGGCCACGGGGTCGCCTCCGGCCGGATCACCTCGCTGGCCGTGGACGGGCAGTACCTGTACGCCGGTGCCGCCGGGGGCGGTGTCTGGCGTTCGACCGACCAGGGCGCCCACTGGAGCCCGGTCTTCGACCAGCAGGACACGCTCTCCATCGGCGCGGTCGCGGTCAACCCGGCCGACCACTCGCTGTGGGTCGGCACCGGCGAGGCGAACAGTAACGCCGACGGCATCGCGGGCGGCGGCATCTACCGTTCCACGGACCACGGACAGACCTTCCAGCTGGTCGGCAACCGGGTCGCCAACAGCATGGTGTTCCGGATCTCCTTCGCCGAGAACAACCAGGTCTACGTCGCCACCAATCAGGGCCTGCTGAAGCACCCGTCGAAGCAGATCCGCAGCCCCTGGCAGACGGTGCTCAAGCCGGACCCCAACCCGACCGGCTCGCCGTACCGCACCTCCTTCGTCACCGACGTGCGCGTGCGGCCCGGCAGCCACGGCCAGACGGTCGTCGCCGCCCTCGGCTGGCGCGGCGGCACCAAGGCCGACGACCTGCAGTACAACGGCTTCTACGTCTCCAACGACGCGGGCGCGACCTGGACCAAGGCCACCCCCGGCGGCGACCTCGACGCGAGCCGTTTCGGCCGCACCACCTTCGACTGGACCCCGGACGGCAGCAAGCTCTACGCCGTCGTGGAGGACCCGACCAACGTCAGCCTGGGCGGCGTCTTCTCTGCCGACTCCGGTGACATCAACGGCTCCTGGACCAAGCTCGCCGACGCCGCCAAGCTCAAGGCCTCCGGCGGCCGCGCCGGCACCCCGGGCGCGCAGGCCTGGTACGACCAGTACGTCACCGTCGACCCGGCCGACCCGAACCACGTCTACCTCGGCCTGGAGGACATCTACGAGACCTCCGACGGCGGCAAGAGCTGGGACACCATCGGGCCGTACTGGAACTACGACCTGCCCTGCTACGACGACGACCCGGCCAAGAACACCTGCCCGAACACCACCCACCCCGACCAGCACGCGGCCGTCGTCGCCCCCGACGGCACCGCGTACTTCGGCAACGACGGCGGCGTCTGGTCCCGCCCGGCCGCCCTGCGCAAGGTCGTCCAGTGGACTGACCGCAACGCCACCCTGCGCACCCTGCAGTACTTCTACGGCGGCCTCGGCGCCTCCCCCGACGGCAAGGGCGACATCGCCTGGGGCGGCCTGCAGGACAACGGCTACTCCGTCCTCACCCCGGGCAGCGACCACATGGCCGAGCCCAAGGGCGGCGACGGCTTCGACGTCGTCGTCGACCCGAAGAACGGCAACCGGGTGGTCGCCGAGTACACCAACCTCGCGATGGCCAAGTCCGATGACGGCGGCCACAGCTGGTACTACGTGACGCCCAACTGCAAGCAGAACAAGACCAGCCCGTGCGAGACCGACGGCCGCTTCAACGCGCCGTTCTCCGCCGACCCCGGCAACGCCGACCACTGGGTCGCCGGTGGCCGCTACGTCTGGGACAACCAGGGCAAGGGCTGGGACACCACCTGCTGGCAGCAGGTCTGCGACTGGAAGCCCGTCCGCGACCTCGGCGCGGGCAACGCCTCCACCGCCGTCGCCGTCTCCGGTTCGACCACCTACGTCGGCTGGTGCGGCACCGGCAACGGCTGCAACCCCGGCGCGGCCACGCCGTTCACCTCCGGCATCGACACCAACTACGGCGGCACCTGGCACCGGATCAGCGCCCCCGAGCTGCCGAACCGCTTCGTCACCGGCCTGACCGTCGACCCGGCCGACGCCGGCCACGTCTACGCGGTCTACGGTTCGTACAGCCGCCACTGGATCGACGGCGCCGGCGTGGGCCACGTCTTCGAGTCCCGCGACGGCGGCGCACACTGGACGGACATCAGCGGCAACCTGCCGGACGCACCGTTCAGCGTGGTGAAGCTCTGGAAGGGCCAGGTCGTCGTCGGCGGCGACGTCGGCGTGTTCGTGGCCGACGGCTCCGGCTGCTGGCGCCGCCTCGGCACCGGCCTGCCGAACGCCTCCGTCTCCGACCTGACCGTCTCCCCCGACGGCAGCTACCTGATGGCCGCCACCCACGGCCGCGGCCTGTGGAAGATCACCGGCTGA
- a CDS encoding tyrosine-type recombinase/integrase has product MARVLDAEYRGVYEDRTLRVGLFLYEWLEAKRAALAPNTWAGYRACIERDLVPAFGGMLLIDLRPKHIDAWVSTQLAAGRGPTTVHHAVAMLRNALNHAVRTWRLRYNPAKHSVPAKPRAAVRVCWTPDQAAAFLRHNAEHYADRLTDLFEVMLGTGMRRGEILALHWSDVHLMDRQLYIRWTLTAVNNGKIHLGEPKTEASRAWVSLSARVMAALHRQADLQMAAHPDGRLEGLVFTRPDGEPLRPQWVLDQVRKRSAELDLPKIGLHDLRHTAASIMIAAGIPLAVVSKTLRHANLAITVDLYGHLLKDSADEAVKALASALDQADARRGNVSREAGSTVRLAA; this is encoded by the coding sequence ATGGCGCGGGTGCTGGATGCCGAGTACCGGGGCGTGTACGAGGACCGGACGCTGCGCGTCGGGTTGTTCCTGTATGAGTGGCTGGAGGCGAAGCGGGCGGCGCTGGCTCCCAACACCTGGGCGGGCTATCGGGCGTGCATCGAGCGCGACCTGGTCCCCGCGTTCGGCGGCATGCTGCTCATCGACCTGCGTCCCAAGCACATCGACGCCTGGGTCAGCACGCAGCTCGCCGCCGGCCGCGGGCCCACCACCGTCCACCACGCGGTGGCCATGCTTCGCAACGCCCTGAACCACGCGGTACGGACCTGGCGGCTGCGCTACAACCCGGCCAAGCACTCCGTACCCGCCAAGCCCCGCGCCGCCGTACGCGTCTGCTGGACCCCCGACCAAGCCGCGGCGTTTCTACGCCACAACGCCGAGCACTACGCCGACCGGCTCACCGACCTGTTCGAGGTCATGCTCGGCACCGGCATGCGCCGCGGCGAGATCCTCGCCCTCCACTGGTCCGACGTCCACCTCATGGACCGCCAGCTCTACATCCGCTGGACCCTGACCGCCGTGAACAACGGGAAGATCCACCTCGGTGAACCCAAGACCGAAGCCAGTCGCGCCTGGGTCAGCCTCTCCGCCAGGGTCATGGCTGCCCTCCACCGCCAAGCGGACCTCCAGATGGCGGCACACCCAGACGGGCGCCTGGAAGGCCTCGTCTTCACCCGTCCCGACGGCGAGCCGCTGCGCCCCCAGTGGGTCCTCGACCAGGTCCGCAAGCGCAGCGCCGAACTCGACCTGCCGAAGATCGGTCTGCACGACTTGCGCCACACCGCGGCCAGCATCATGATCGCTGCCGGTATCCCTCTGGCCGTCGTCTCCAAGACTCTGCGCCACGCCAACCTCGCCATCACCGTTGACCTCTATGGACACCTCCTCAAGGACTCGGCCGACGAAGCCGTCAAGGCTCTTGCCTCCGCTCTCGATCAAGCGGACGCTCGCCGGGGCAACGTGAGCCGCGAAGCTGGCTCTACCGTTCGCTTGGCCGCATAG
- a CDS encoding glycosyl hydrolase — protein MPNRQRRRLLLSAVTLTALGLTATQAMAAPVAQPGTQPNPVQRLTEAGQRHAQKVTGKPAGGHTFSAKAETGGDGGSDEAENSAEGTAQYTEARTAPGVVAPGAYGAAWAQLQSLPHTGGSWDHVTNKPYNGDDPRYRDVNSNSSGGAGFVTGRITGIAADSDGYVYAGGANGGVFRSRTGGGHWEPIADKLPTLSTGTLNLDGGGRLWYATGESNTGATSYVGTGVYVLSDPKHGKFQPGNRVGGAELESTTIHQLRFAGDKVWAATNRGVWSHSTTDLSGPWTMEFAPNPDYLPGGAKASDPSAPYKNIANDIAIDSKDPSKVILAVGWRGGDTYNGFYSKAADGSWQRVASLGDLPTDAANVGNVTFARSADGSRYYAIDQSPDVMAHNPDTGLKGIYVSKSGSPAGPWALIADKDKLKGSGSALQDAGYQPGIQSWYNQFLQVDPANPDHVWAGLEEVFETTDGGAKWATVAPYWNNPFPCWSIDPAKQTGDCSPTTHSDQHAVAIGSYQGKTSVYVGNDGGIYTRPVNGQLDAGGHAKDWKSLNDGTIDTLQYYSVGIGKDLADRSGRGVIVSGGLQDNGESILRAHDKVMGSNFGGDGGDTLVDPANGCNIGEEYVYLDMWVTQNCAVNDGSWTRDPSKATSYEVAPPDKATSAARFIAPITTDPKDTNTWIAGGQHVWVQHKGYAIRSGSEWTSAYDLGAGHVATAVATVNGTVYAGWCGPCNNQGFTRGIAVGNTDGTGWHQLNLPVDGTLPNRYVSSFAVDENDAQHVFVAFSGFSRSWTEGPGAGIGHLFETRDGGASWTDVSANLPDVPATSIKLLPNGGLALGTDLAAFYRAPGATDFRVLGRNLPTTSVQQLKIGPDGKLYAATFGRGIWSFDLRRLGHGRYDETDD, from the coding sequence GTGCCGAACAGGCAACGACGACGGCTGCTGCTGAGCGCCGTCACGCTCACCGCGCTCGGCCTGACCGCCACTCAGGCCATGGCCGCACCCGTCGCACAGCCCGGAACCCAGCCGAACCCGGTGCAGCGCCTGACCGAGGCCGGCCAGAGGCACGCCCAGAAGGTCACGGGCAAGCCGGCGGGCGGCCACACCTTCTCCGCCAAGGCCGAGACCGGTGGCGACGGCGGCAGCGACGAGGCGGAGAACTCAGCCGAGGGCACCGCGCAGTACACCGAGGCCCGCACCGCCCCCGGCGTCGTCGCGCCGGGCGCGTACGGCGCGGCCTGGGCCCAGCTCCAGTCGCTGCCGCACACCGGCGGTTCCTGGGACCACGTGACGAACAAGCCGTACAACGGCGACGACCCGCGCTACCGCGACGTCAACTCCAACTCCAGCGGCGGCGCCGGCTTCGTCACGGGCCGGATCACCGGCATCGCGGCCGACTCCGACGGCTACGTCTACGCGGGCGGCGCCAACGGCGGCGTGTTCCGCTCCCGCACCGGCGGCGGCCACTGGGAGCCGATCGCCGACAAGTTGCCCACGCTGTCCACCGGCACCCTGAACCTGGACGGCGGCGGGCGGCTCTGGTACGCCACCGGTGAGTCCAACACCGGCGCGACCTCGTACGTCGGCACCGGTGTGTACGTGCTGTCCGACCCGAAGCACGGCAAGTTCCAGCCCGGGAACCGGGTCGGCGGCGCCGAGCTGGAGTCCACCACGATCCACCAGCTGCGCTTCGCCGGGGACAAGGTGTGGGCGGCAACCAACCGGGGCGTGTGGAGCCACTCCACCACCGATCTGTCCGGCCCGTGGACCATGGAGTTCGCGCCCAACCCCGATTACCTGCCCGGCGGTGCGAAGGCGAGCGACCCGAGCGCGCCGTACAAGAACATCGCCAACGACATCGCCATCGACTCCAAGGACCCGTCCAAGGTGATCCTGGCGGTCGGCTGGCGTGGCGGCGACACCTACAACGGCTTCTACAGCAAGGCGGCCGACGGCAGTTGGCAGCGGGTGGCCTCGCTGGGTGACCTGCCGACGGACGCTGCCAACGTCGGCAACGTGACCTTCGCGCGCTCGGCGGACGGCTCGCGCTACTACGCGATCGACCAGTCGCCGGACGTCATGGCGCACAACCCGGACACCGGCCTCAAGGGGATCTACGTCTCCAAGTCCGGTTCCCCGGCCGGCCCGTGGGCCCTGATCGCGGACAAGGACAAGCTCAAGGGCTCCGGCTCGGCGCTCCAGGACGCGGGCTACCAGCCCGGCATCCAGTCCTGGTACAACCAGTTCCTCCAGGTCGACCCGGCCAACCCGGACCACGTCTGGGCGGGCCTGGAAGAGGTCTTCGAGACCACCGACGGCGGCGCCAAGTGGGCCACTGTCGCCCCGTACTGGAACAACCCGTTCCCGTGCTGGAGCATCGACCCCGCCAAGCAGACCGGCGACTGCTCGCCGACGACGCACTCGGACCAGCACGCCGTCGCCATCGGCAGCTACCAGGGCAAGACGAGCGTCTACGTCGGCAACGACGGCGGCATCTACACCCGCCCGGTCAACGGGCAGTTGGACGCGGGCGGTCACGCCAAGGACTGGAAGTCCCTCAACGACGGGACGATCGACACCCTGCAGTACTACTCGGTGGGCATCGGCAAGGACCTGGCGGACCGCTCCGGCCGGGGCGTGATCGTCAGCGGCGGGCTCCAGGACAACGGCGAATCGATCCTGCGCGCCCACGACAAGGTGATGGGCTCCAATTTCGGCGGCGACGGCGGAGACACCCTGGTCGACCCGGCCAACGGCTGCAACATCGGCGAGGAGTACGTCTACCTGGACATGTGGGTCACCCAGAACTGCGCGGTGAACGACGGAAGTTGGACGAGGGACCCGAGCAAGGCCACCTCCTACGAGGTCGCACCGCCCGACAAGGCCACCAGCGCCGCCCGCTTCATCGCCCCGATCACCACCGACCCCAAGGACACCAACACCTGGATCGCGGGCGGCCAGCACGTCTGGGTGCAGCACAAGGGCTACGCGATCCGCAGCGGCAGCGAGTGGACCTCCGCCTACGACCTGGGCGCCGGCCACGTCGCCACGGCCGTGGCCACCGTCAACGGCACGGTGTACGCGGGCTGGTGCGGCCCCTGCAACAACCAGGGCTTCACCCGCGGTATCGCGGTCGGGAACACCGACGGCACCGGCTGGCACCAGCTCAACCTGCCCGTCGACGGCACCCTGCCCAACCGGTACGTCTCCTCCTTCGCGGTCGACGAGAACGACGCCCAGCACGTCTTCGTCGCGTTCAGCGGCTTCTCCCGCAGCTGGACCGAGGGCCCGGGCGCCGGGATCGGCCACCTCTTCGAGACCCGTGACGGCGGTGCGAGCTGGACGGACGTCTCGGCCAACCTGCCAGACGTCCCCGCCACCTCGATCAAGCTGTTGCCGAACGGCGGCCTCGCCCTCGGTACCGACCTCGCCGCGTTCTACCGCGCGCCCGGTGCCACCGACTTCAGGGTGCTCGGCCGCAACCTGCCCACCACCTCGGTGCAGCAGCTCAAGATCGGCCCCGACGGCAAGCTCTACGCCGCCACCTTCGGCCGCGGCATCTGGTCCTTCGACCTGCGCCGCCTCGGCCACGGTCGGTACGACGAGACGGACGACTGA
- a CDS encoding ribosome-inactivating family protein, with amino-acid sequence MLGRLRRTLRQAVGGLVLALAVTAGLLCPAGTASASTGDGSVSHVWLNLGHAPSPNLRISYSTFLASLRAAVGNSLQGVEVAQAASQNEGVVRVSLSAVDDHGTERAVDLWINPDNLYLVGYSPQATPGVSYIFNDIHASAAIPTARQNLPFGGNYNSLVGAAHRDRSNTPISFSSIRQAVLDLANQRSAGSNQQTTARALLLLIQFTSEAARFNDLEGVFRNVLADWGNSGSGIPSWLQQMENNWGTLSNFFWNDLGFGNNPHPAPLTIGGIRINNASDVRRYVRTVLTPVVGTSFNPGHQEL; translated from the coding sequence ATGTTGGGTAGACTCCGCCGGACGCTGCGCCAGGCAGTGGGGGGCCTGGTTCTGGCACTGGCGGTCACGGCCGGCCTGCTGTGCCCCGCTGGAACGGCCTCGGCGTCGACCGGCGACGGCTCCGTGAGCCACGTCTGGCTGAACCTGGGCCACGCTCCCAGCCCGAACCTCCGCATCTCCTACTCGACCTTCCTGGCGAGCCTGCGCGCCGCGGTCGGCAACTCCCTGCAGGGGGTGGAGGTCGCCCAGGCCGCCTCGCAGAACGAAGGGGTCGTCCGAGTCTCACTGAGCGCCGTCGACGACCACGGGACCGAGCGGGCGGTCGACCTGTGGATCAACCCGGACAACCTCTACCTGGTGGGATACTCACCCCAGGCGACGCCCGGCGTTTCCTACATCTTCAACGACATCCATGCCAGCGCGGCCATCCCCACCGCACGGCAGAACCTGCCGTTCGGCGGGAACTACAACTCCCTGGTCGGCGCGGCCCACCGCGACCGTTCCAACACCCCCATCTCGTTCTCGAGCATCCGCCAGGCCGTCCTCGACCTGGCCAACCAGCGGTCGGCCGGCAGCAACCAGCAGACGACCGCCCGCGCCCTCCTGCTGCTCATCCAGTTCACCTCCGAAGCCGCCCGCTTCAACGACCTCGAGGGTGTCTTCCGCAACGTCCTGGCCGACTGGGGCAACTCGGGCAGCGGCATTCCCTCCTGGCTCCAGCAGATGGAGAACAACTGGGGCACCCTCTCCAACTTCTTCTGGAACGACCTCGGTTTCGGCAACAACCCCCACCCGGCGCCTCTGACCATCGGTGGCATTCGCATCAACAACGCGAGCGACGTCCGGCGTTACGTCAGGACAGTGCTGACTCCGGTGGTCGGCACCTCGTTCAACCCCGGGCACCAGGAGCTCTGA
- a CDS encoding IS630 family transposase (programmed frameshift): protein MRYADGGGLTAAGRLRRESVRMQAAELFEQDVKPPEVARRLRVSPKSAYQWHQLWCEGGVQALASRGPSGSRCRLSPRCLEKLAAYLEQGPAAHGWVEDQVWTAARVATLIGRKFHVSYSVSGATRLMHRLGFSPQVPARRVAERDEQAVTAWKEATWAEVKERGRPGGGYICFEDEAGFTRRPPKGRTWGRRGRTPVVTVSGRRSGRLSVAGVIAMRPGSRTRLCHRLHTHPAGRGKRRSMGERDFIALIDGVHQLVKAPIVLVWDRLNTHISHAMRDLIAERAWLTVFLLPAYSPDLNPVEWVWAHVERSLANLAVVALDRLEALVRNRLKRLQYRPDTLDGFIAGTGLTLDTPASP from the exons GTGAGATATGCGGATGGGGGCGGGCTGACCGCCGCGGGACGGCTGCGCCGGGAGTCAGTGCGGATGCAGGCTGCCGAGCTGTTCGAGCAGGACGTCAAGCCGCCGGAGGTGGCTCGACGTCTGCGGGTGAGCCCGAAGTCGGCTTACCAGTGGCACCAATTGTGGTGTGAGGGCGGTGTGCAGGCTCTGGCTTCTCGCGGCCCGAGCGGGTCGCGGTGTCGTCTGTCACCGCGCTGCCTGGAGAAACTGGCCGCGTATCTGGAGCAGGGTCCGGCTGCGCACGGCTGGGTGGAGGACCAGGTGTGGACCGCCGCGAGGGTGGCCACGCTGATCGGGAGGAAGTTCCACGTCTCCTACAGCGTCTCGGGTGCCACGAGGCTGATGCACCGGCTCGGCTTCAGCCCGCAGGTCCCCGCGCGCCGGGTGGCCGAGCGCGACGAGCAGGCCGTCACCGCGTGGAAGGAGGCGACCTGGGCGGAGGTAAAAGAGCGCGGGCGGCCTG GCGGGGGCTACATCTGCTTCGAGGACGAGGCAGGATTCACCCGCAGACCGCCCAAAGGACGCACCTGGGGCCGACGAGGCCGCACGCCGGTTGTGACCGTCAGCGGCCGCCGCTCGGGACGCCTATCCGTGGCCGGGGTAATCGCCATGCGGCCGGGCTCGCGCACCCGACTGTGCCACCGCCTACACACCCACCCCGCAGGCAGAGGCAAGCGCCGGAGCATGGGCGAGCGCGACTTCATCGCACTGATCGACGGCGTCCACCAGCTGGTCAAGGCACCGATCGTGCTGGTCTGGGACCGCCTGAACACCCACATTTCCCATGCCATGCGCGACTTGATCGCCGAGCGTGCCTGGCTGACGGTGTTCCTGCTCCCCGCCTATTCACCCGACCTCAACCCCGTCGAATGGGTCTGGGCCCACGTCGAACGCAGCCTCGCCAACCTCGCCGTGGTCGCCCTCGACCGACTCGAAGCCCTCGTGCGAAACCGGCTCAAACGCCTGCAGTACCGGCCCGACACCCTCGACGGCTTCATAGCCGGCACCGGCCTGACCCTCGACACCCCCGCCTCACCCTGA